In Pongo abelii isolate AG06213 chromosome X, NHGRI_mPonAbe1-v2.0_pri, whole genome shotgun sequence, one DNA window encodes the following:
- the RPA4 gene encoding replication protein A 30 kDa subunit: protein MSKSGFGSYGSISAADGASGGSDPLCERDAAPAIKTQRPKVRIQDVVPCNVNQLLSSTVFDTVFKIRGIIVSQVSIVGVIRGADKASNHICYKIDDMTAKPIEARQWFGREKVKQVTPLTVGVYVKVFGILKCPTGTKSLEVLKIHVLEDMNEFTVHILETVNAHMMLDKACRDTTVESVPVSPSEVNDAGDNDESHRSFIRDEVLRLIHECPHQEGKSIHELQAQLCDLSVKAIKEAIDYLTVEGHIYPTVDREHFKSAD from the coding sequence ATGAGTAAGAGTGGGTTTGGGAGCTATGGCAGCATTTCTGCTGCTGATGGAGCGAGTGGAGGCAGTGACCCACTGTGTGAGAGAGATGCAGCTCCTGCTATTAAGACCCAAAGACCTAAGGTCCGAATTCAGGACGTTGTACCGTGTAATGTGAACCAGCTTCTCAGCTCTACTGTGTTTGACACTGTGTTCAAGATTAGGGGAATTATAGTTTCCCAGGTCTCCATCGTGGGGGTAATCAGAGGGGCAGACAAGGCTTCAAATCACATTTGTTACAAAATTGATGATATGACCGCGAAACCAATCGAGGCCCGACAGTGGTTTGGTAGAGAGAAAGTCAAGCAAGTGACTCCACTGACAGTCGGAGTATATGTCAAAGTGTTTGGTATCCTCAAATGTCCCACGGGAACAAAGAGCCTTGAGGTATTGAAAATTCATGTCCTAGAGGACATGAACGAGTTCACCGTGCATATTCTGGAAACGGTCAATGCACACATGATGCTGGATAAAGCCTGTCGTGATACCACTGTAGAAAGTGTGCCTGTGTCTCCATCAGAAGTGAATGATGCTGGGGATAACGATGAGAGTCACCGCAGTTTCATCCGGGACGAAGTGCTGCGTTTGATTCATGAGTGTCCTCATCAGGAAGGGAAGAGCATCCATGAGCTCCAGGCTCAGCTCTGCGACCTTAGCGTCAAGGCCATCAAGGAAGCGATTGATTATCTGACCGTTGAGGGCCACATCTATCCCACTGTGGATCGGGAGCATTTTAAGTCTGCTGATTGA